A genomic segment from Polyangium mundeleinium encodes:
- a CDS encoding tyrosine-type recombinase/integrase yields MTVRKATRRGQPRLVIDIVFTKPDGTPGRYRKDAQVQTMAAARAEERRLLSLIAQYGEPFEPAETLAVVVAPKAGAKPANGPKPPMAGVVEQSSPSEKTFADVVAEYKASFMITDLKPTSRRGYASVLESTLLPRFGEDPISKVEGAAASALDVDLSKRQRARATRNNIQIVLRSVLQFAVKRKYLADLPANLPRLKPVEQTLLEIPSDEQVKKLLDTANELHRRAFALMVFAGLRPNELRALRRKDVKLRREEGATVGGFLSIREGRSYGEVHTPKTGQREIPIAPQLAPLLAPVEEGPRDGHVAVNKRGTPWGQFGVDRAFKRVGKRIGLEEWSVYCLRHYAITLWLRAGIPVHVVQRMAGHKHLSTTQRYVHHLKEDLDDAARRMAAWNSGG; encoded by the coding sequence ATGACGGTACGAAAAGCCACGCGCCGCGGTCAGCCGCGTCTGGTTATTGACATCGTGTTTACGAAGCCGGACGGGACCCCCGGGCGGTATCGGAAGGATGCCCAGGTGCAGACGATGGCCGCGGCCCGGGCGGAGGAGCGGCGGCTCCTCTCGTTGATCGCGCAGTATGGAGAGCCGTTCGAGCCGGCGGAAACGCTGGCGGTGGTCGTAGCGCCGAAGGCGGGAGCGAAACCTGCGAATGGTCCCAAGCCGCCCATGGCTGGCGTTGTCGAACAAAGCTCGCCTTCCGAGAAGACGTTCGCTGACGTCGTTGCCGAGTACAAGGCGAGCTTCATGATCACCGATCTGAAGCCGACCTCCCGGCGCGGTTACGCGTCGGTCCTCGAGAGCACCCTGCTCCCGAGGTTCGGCGAGGATCCGATCAGCAAGGTCGAGGGCGCCGCCGCCTCCGCGCTCGACGTCGACCTGTCCAAGCGGCAGCGAGCTCGGGCGACCCGGAACAACATCCAGATCGTCCTCCGATCGGTCCTCCAGTTCGCGGTGAAGCGCAAGTACCTCGCCGACCTGCCGGCGAACCTGCCGAGGCTCAAGCCCGTCGAGCAGACCCTCCTCGAGATCCCTTCGGACGAGCAAGTCAAGAAGCTCCTCGACACCGCGAACGAGCTCCACCGCCGCGCCTTCGCCCTCATGGTGTTCGCCGGGCTCCGCCCGAACGAGCTCCGTGCGCTGCGCAGGAAGGACGTGAAGCTACGGCGGGAGGAGGGCGCCACGGTGGGCGGCTTCCTCAGCATCCGCGAGGGTCGGTCCTACGGCGAGGTCCACACGCCGAAGACCGGCCAGCGGGAGATCCCGATCGCCCCGCAGCTCGCGCCCCTGCTCGCTCCCGTCGAGGAGGGCCCGCGGGACGGGCACGTAGCCGTCAACAAGCGAGGCACGCCGTGGGGTCAGTTCGGGGTCGACCGCGCGTTCAAGCGGGTCGGCAAGCGGATCGGCCTCGAAGAGTGGTCGGTGTACTGCCTCCGGCACTACGCGATCACCCTCTGGCTCCGAGCGGGCATCCCGGTCCATGTCGTCCAGCGGATGGCAGGTCACAAGCACCTGTCGACCACGCAGAGGTACGTGCACCACCTCAAGGAGGATCTCGACGATGCCGCCAGGCGGATGGCAGCATGGAACAGCGGCGGATAG
- a CDS encoding tyrosine-type recombinase/integrase: MTVRKATRRGQTRLVIDIMFTKPDGTPGRYRKDAQVQTMAAARAEERRLLSLIAQHGEPIEPAETTAAPAATKVQQAPKPANDPTPPSPVGVVEPNSPSEKTFADVAAEYTATFMITDLKPTSRRGYTSVLECTLLPRFGEDPISKVDGAAASALDVELSKRQRARATRNNIQIVLRSVLQFAVKRKYLADLPANLPRLKPVEQTLLEIPSDDQVKKLLDTANELHRRAFALMAFAGLRPNELRALRRKDVKLRREEGAAVGGFLSIREGRSYGEVHTPKTGQREIPIAPQLAPLLAPVEEGPRDGHVAVNKQGAPWGQFGLDRAFKRVGKRIGLEEWSVYCLRHYAITLWLRAGIPVHVVQRMAGHKHLSTTQRYVHHLKQDLDEAARRLGSLQKGSW, from the coding sequence ATGACGGTACGCAAAGCCACGCGCCGCGGTCAGACGCGGCTGGTCATTGACATCATGTTTACGAAGCCGGACGGGACACCCGGGCGGTACCGCAAGGATGCCCAGGTGCAGACGATGGCTGCGGCCCGGGCAGAGGAGCGGCGGCTCCTCTCGTTGATCGCGCAGCACGGCGAGCCGATCGAGCCGGCGGAAACGACGGCGGCTCCGGCGGCGACGAAGGTGCAGCAAGCGCCTAAACCCGCAAATGACCCCACGCCGCCGTCACCTGTCGGCGTTGTCGAACCGAACTCGCCTTCCGAGAAGACGTTCGCCGACGTCGCCGCCGAGTACACGGCGACCTTCATGATCACCGATCTGAAGCCGACCTCCCGGCGCGGGTACACGTCGGTCCTCGAGTGCACCCTGCTCCCGAGGTTTGGCGAGGACCCGATCAGCAAGGTCGACGGCGCTGCCGCCTCCGCGCTCGACGTCGAGCTATCCAAGCGGCAGCGGGCTCGGGCGACCCGCAACAACATCCAGATCGTCCTCCGGTCGGTCCTCCAGTTCGCGGTCAAGCGCAAGTACCTCGCCGACCTGCCCGCGAACCTGCCGAGGCTCAAGCCCGTCGAGCAGACGCTCCTCGAGATCCCTTCGGACGATCAGGTCAAGAAGCTCCTCGACACCGCGAACGAGCTTCATCGCCGGGCCTTCGCCCTCATGGCGTTCGCCGGGCTCCGCCCGAACGAGCTCCGTGCGCTGCGCAGGAAGGACGTGAAGCTGCGGCGGGAGGAGGGCGCCGCGGTGGGCGGCTTCCTCAGCATCCGGGAGGGTCGGTCGTACGGCGAGGTGCACACGCCGAAGACCGGCCAGCGGGAGATCCCCATCGCCCCGCAGCTCGCACCCCTGCTCGCTCCGGTCGAGGAGGGGCCGCGGGACGGGCACGTGGCCGTCAACAAGCAGGGCGCGCCGTGGGGCCAGTTCGGGCTCGACCGCGCGTTCAAGCGGGTCGGGAAGCGGATCGGGCTGGAGGAGTGGTCGGTGTACTGCCTCCGGCACTACGCGATCACCCTCTGGCTCCGCGCCGGCATCCCGGTCCACGTCGTCCAGCGGATGGCAGGTCACAAGCACCTGTCGACCACCCAGCGGTACGTGCACCACCTCAAGCAGGACCTCGACGAGGCTGCTCGTCGGCTGGGGAGCCTCCAGAAGGGGTCGTGGTAA
- a CDS encoding ATP-binding protein has protein sequence MPYRSERKREVAERPEAGPVAEMVRQFADPHAFVRELVQNSIDAGATAIVVRVERSGGSVTTSVQDDGAGMDRAVIEGPLLTLFNSSKEGDSSKIGKYGVGFVSVFAVDPEVVEIDTWRDGVCHRVRLFRDHRYELERLTPRAGHGTIVSLHQTMEAARFEEHRARIEGALLRWCRYATVPMELHVSDPDRPEGSGPRRIDGALGVPAPIFVATHRGGEHFVVGPSAGSERFCATPPAPEDPAWGKPTFAGFYNRGLTLFETTEPLLPGLEHVRFRVDSPHLRHTLSRDNVLRDRAFHRVVSQVRDLVSGSLRRELGSRLARAARDLAKARPPYDEEVVLSYVALLEAACAPPLVLPKDEIVLPLVAAWEGKHVAPEGKLFKRKEMFVAPLADDLGRALAQVGEPVVLVPHPAIVSSLAARGPLPGPLAVEKHWVLLHELPDAEVTKADGELCLGMQKALRGAGIRLDRVALARSSTGIAAPCILVQGDARCVGVGVWLCRMSFAERGWAEERARGGLLLDVTNEAVVAARERAREDPFVAAHLLARILLLSREDPSGKVSDSLFEASAKVIA, from the coding sequence ATGCCGTATCGTTCCGAGCGCAAGCGTGAGGTGGCGGAGAGGCCCGAGGCGGGGCCGGTGGCCGAGATGGTTCGGCAGTTTGCCGATCCGCATGCGTTTGTCCGGGAGCTCGTGCAGAACAGCATCGATGCGGGGGCGACTGCGATCGTCGTGCGCGTCGAGCGGTCGGGAGGGAGTGTCACGACCTCCGTGCAGGATGACGGCGCGGGCATGGATCGGGCCGTCATCGAGGGGCCTTTGCTCACGCTGTTCAATTCTTCCAAGGAGGGGGATTCGTCCAAGATCGGCAAGTATGGGGTCGGGTTTGTTAGTGTGTTTGCCGTCGATCCCGAGGTCGTCGAGATTGATACCTGGCGGGATGGGGTATGCCATCGCGTTCGGTTGTTTCGGGATCATCGGTATGAGCTCGAACGGCTCACGCCGCGAGCTGGGCATGGGACGATCGTTTCGCTGCATCAAACCATGGAGGCGGCTCGGTTCGAGGAGCATCGGGCTCGGATCGAGGGGGCGCTTTTGCGGTGGTGCAGGTATGCGACCGTGCCCATGGAATTGCACGTGTCCGACCCGGATCGACCCGAGGGGAGTGGACCGCGGCGGATCGATGGGGCGCTCGGTGTGCCGGCGCCGATTTTCGTGGCGACACATCGGGGCGGCGAGCATTTCGTCGTCGGGCCTTCGGCGGGGTCGGAGCGGTTTTGCGCGACGCCGCCCGCGCCCGAGGATCCTGCGTGGGGAAAGCCTACGTTTGCTGGGTTTTATAATCGCGGGCTCACGCTGTTCGAGACCACCGAGCCGCTCCTTCCGGGGCTCGAGCATGTGCGGTTTCGTGTCGATAGTCCTCATTTGCGGCATACGTTGAGCCGCGACAACGTCCTCAGAGATCGGGCGTTTCACCGCGTTGTTTCGCAGGTGCGGGACCTCGTGTCGGGATCGCTCCGGCGAGAACTCGGCTCGCGGCTCGCGCGGGCGGCGCGGGATCTCGCGAAGGCGAGGCCGCCCTATGACGAAGAGGTCGTCCTCTCGTACGTCGCATTGTTGGAGGCGGCTTGTGCACCGCCGCTCGTTTTGCCCAAGGACGAGATCGTGCTCCCGCTTGTCGCGGCCTGGGAGGGGAAACACGTCGCTCCCGAGGGCAAGCTGTTCAAGCGCAAGGAGATGTTCGTCGCGCCCCTCGCGGATGATCTCGGCCGCGCGCTCGCGCAGGTCGGCGAGCCGGTCGTGCTCGTGCCGCATCCGGCCATCGTCTCTTCGCTCGCGGCGCGGGGGCCTTTGCCGGGGCCGCTTGCGGTCGAGAAGCATTGGGTGCTTTTGCATGAGCTTCCGGATGCCGAGGTCACGAAGGCCGATGGGGAGCTTTGCCTCGGCATGCAGAAGGCCCTGCGCGGGGCGGGGATTCGTCTCGATCGGGTGGCGCTCGCGCGGTCCAGCACGGGCATTGCCGCTCCTTGTATCCTCGTCCAGGGCGACGCGCGATGCGTCGGGGTCGGGGTCTGGCTTTGTCGAATGAGTTTTGCCGAGCGGGGGTGGGCCGAGGAGCGGGCCCGGGGCGGGCTCCTCCTCGACGTGACCAACGAGGCCGTCGTGGCCGCGCGGGAGCGGGCGCGCGAGGATCCGTTTGTCGCGGCGCATCTGCTCGCGCGGATCCTCTTGCTTTCGCGCGAGGATCCGTCCGGCAAGGTCTCCGATTCGCTGTTCGAGGCTTCGGCGAAGGTGATTGCATGA
- a CDS encoding acyl-CoA thioesterase, translating into MVDFVALTTPRPVTPGRFSLDVPDGWQQGRGAFGGFSLAVLVRALESTEDVAERPLRSLTAELCGPLLPGPAEISVEVLRRGSGQTTVAARVVQEGAVISHAVGILARARADTTTHREIPPPRLTPWKDVAPMASQEWPTFAKFFEYRVTGPFPFSGHSSPVTENWVRLRPPCPTLDAAYLTALADATWPASFSVWTEPRPVGTVSFTLQLFPPFDGVAADAPLLHRGQVLVAADGYSVEQRQLWTEDGRLLALNHQTIATIR; encoded by the coding sequence ATGGTTGATTTCGTCGCTCTTACGACCCCGCGCCCCGTCACTCCGGGCCGATTCTCGCTCGACGTCCCGGATGGCTGGCAGCAGGGGCGCGGCGCATTCGGAGGGTTTTCCCTTGCTGTGCTCGTGCGAGCCCTCGAATCGACGGAAGACGTCGCGGAGAGGCCGCTGCGCTCGCTGACGGCCGAGCTCTGCGGCCCGCTGCTCCCCGGCCCCGCGGAGATTTCGGTGGAGGTCCTGCGCCGCGGTTCTGGCCAGACGACCGTGGCGGCGCGTGTGGTGCAAGAAGGCGCCGTCATCTCGCACGCCGTCGGCATTCTCGCGCGAGCGCGGGCCGATACCACGACGCACCGCGAGATCCCGCCGCCCCGGCTCACGCCGTGGAAGGACGTCGCGCCCATGGCGTCGCAGGAATGGCCGACGTTCGCGAAGTTTTTCGAGTATCGCGTGACGGGCCCATTTCCTTTTTCGGGCCATTCGTCGCCGGTCACGGAGAACTGGGTGCGGCTTCGTCCTCCGTGCCCGACGCTCGACGCGGCGTATCTCACGGCGCTCGCGGACGCGACCTGGCCCGCGTCGTTTTCGGTCTGGACCGAGCCGCGCCCCGTCGGCACCGTCTCGTTCACCCTCCAGCTCTTTCCGCCGTTCGACGGCGTGGCTGCCGACGCGCCGCTGCTTCACCGCGGCCAGGTGCTCGTCGCGGCGGATGGATACAGCGTCGAACAACGGCAGCTCTGGACCGAAGACGGCCGTCTCCTCGCGCTGAACCACCAGACCATCGCAACCATTCGTTGA
- a CDS encoding Stp1/IreP family PP2C-type Ser/Thr phosphatase — translation MALSENIQFYAATDVGRVRDHNEDNFLVDKKLALSIVADGMGGHAAGEVASALAVRIIHEEVKKHKDVVEKYAREGVSGRAGAKEILAMLELAVQRACAKIHDEAKQDANKRGMGTTLSALLIVASHGFIAHVGDSRIYLLRGGKVQQITEDHTVYNELIKRGKLTRDQIEKVAQKNAITRAVGVYERVEVDTLTIEVLPGDQFLLASDGLHGYIAHTAELEPYFEEADGETATRELIDLANRKGGKDNITAILVRLGAGDKQDDNRARRLHLKREVLAKMPLFSRLSEREMLRIMQVADVVSYDVDQIVVQEGDRGDELFIVLSGQVRISRGETVLNEFGPGEHFGEMALIRAAPRSATVTAIEPSELIVLHRNDFFEILRKEHELAVKLLWQFLGVLADRLDQTSRDLSSAREELNAEDITDAIFPDEVEPGEDDAPVTEPRPRDSYLPEPPSDQSPPVGA, via the coding sequence ATGGCGCTGTCCGAAAATATCCAGTTCTACGCCGCGACGGACGTAGGCCGCGTACGTGACCACAACGAGGACAACTTCCTCGTGGACAAGAAGCTCGCGCTCTCCATCGTCGCGGATGGCATGGGCGGGCATGCGGCCGGCGAGGTGGCGAGCGCGCTCGCGGTGCGGATCATCCATGAGGAGGTCAAGAAGCACAAGGACGTCGTCGAGAAGTACGCGCGCGAGGGCGTGAGCGGTCGGGCAGGCGCCAAGGAGATCCTCGCGATGCTGGAGCTCGCCGTGCAGCGAGCCTGCGCGAAGATCCACGACGAGGCGAAGCAGGACGCGAACAAACGCGGCATGGGCACGACGCTGTCGGCCCTCCTGATCGTGGCCTCGCACGGCTTCATCGCGCACGTCGGCGACAGCCGCATCTACCTCCTGCGCGGCGGGAAGGTGCAGCAAATCACCGAAGATCACACGGTCTACAACGAGCTCATCAAGCGCGGAAAGCTCACGCGGGACCAGATCGAAAAGGTCGCGCAGAAGAACGCGATCACGCGCGCCGTCGGCGTCTACGAGCGGGTCGAGGTCGACACGCTGACGATCGAGGTGCTGCCCGGCGACCAGTTCCTGCTCGCCTCTGACGGCCTGCATGGATACATCGCGCACACCGCGGAGCTCGAGCCGTACTTCGAGGAGGCGGATGGCGAGACGGCGACGCGTGAGCTCATCGATCTCGCGAACAGGAAGGGCGGCAAGGACAACATCACCGCGATCCTGGTTCGCCTCGGCGCCGGCGACAAACAGGACGACAACCGCGCGCGGCGGCTGCACCTCAAGCGCGAGGTGCTCGCGAAGATGCCGCTCTTCTCGCGCCTGTCCGAGCGCGAGATGCTCCGGATCATGCAGGTCGCGGACGTGGTCTCGTACGACGTCGATCAGATCGTCGTGCAGGAGGGAGATCGCGGCGACGAGCTCTTCATCGTGCTCTCGGGACAAGTGCGCATCAGCCGCGGCGAGACGGTGCTGAACGAGTTCGGCCCCGGCGAGCACTTCGGCGAGATGGCGCTGATCCGCGCCGCGCCGCGATCGGCGACGGTGACCGCGATCGAGCCGAGTGAGCTCATCGTGCTGCACCGCAACGACTTCTTCGAGATCCTGCGCAAGGAGCACGAGCTCGCGGTGAAGCTGCTCTGGCAGTTCCTCGGCGTGCTCGCCGACCGGCTCGATCAGACCTCGCGTGATCTCAGCTCGGCGCGCGAGGAGCTCAACGCCGAGGACATCACGGACGCGATCTTCCCGGACGAGGTCGAGCCGGGGGAGGACGACGCGCCCGTGACCGAGCCGCGGCCCCGCGACAGCTACCTCCCCGAGCCCCCCTCGGATCAATCGCCCCCTGTCGGGGCCTGA
- a CDS encoding RluA family pseudouridine synthase, producing MKITVNEAQAGVRLDKLLLEVMPTLGRAGAKRLFEAGKVRLHEGGGERGRRVAKGDVARAGDVVSVELDPTSLSGGALPDAEAALAVVFETRQVVVLDKPAGQPTAPLEPGERGTLANALVARYPECAGIGFSTREPGLCHRLDTETSGLVLAARTREAFEVLTGAIKEERLDKRYLLVCAAKDLPETGTIEIPLAPHPKDRRRVYPCVHPRDVERYSPRPAHTTYKKLSERGEWALVEARAGKASRHQIRAHFAAIGHPLAGDTLYGGESVPGLARHALHASRIAWGGDAKVPAFTASSPLPGDIAAIVGEEGG from the coding sequence ATGAAGATCACGGTGAACGAGGCGCAGGCAGGGGTTCGTTTGGACAAGCTCCTGCTCGAGGTGATGCCGACGCTCGGGCGAGCGGGGGCGAAGCGGCTGTTCGAGGCCGGCAAGGTCCGCCTGCACGAGGGCGGAGGCGAGCGCGGGCGCAGGGTGGCGAAGGGGGACGTGGCGCGCGCGGGGGACGTGGTCTCGGTCGAGCTCGATCCAACGTCGCTCTCGGGCGGGGCGCTGCCGGACGCGGAGGCGGCGCTCGCCGTGGTGTTCGAGACGCGCCAGGTGGTCGTTTTGGACAAACCGGCCGGTCAACCGACGGCGCCGCTCGAGCCGGGCGAGCGGGGCACGCTGGCGAATGCGCTCGTGGCGCGGTACCCGGAGTGCGCGGGGATTGGCTTTTCGACGCGGGAGCCGGGGCTTTGCCATCGGCTGGACACGGAGACGAGCGGGCTCGTGCTGGCGGCGCGGACGCGGGAGGCGTTCGAGGTGCTGACGGGGGCGATCAAGGAGGAGCGCCTCGACAAACGATATTTGCTCGTCTGCGCGGCGAAGGACCTGCCGGAGACGGGGACGATCGAGATTCCGCTGGCGCCGCACCCGAAGGATCGGCGTCGGGTGTATCCATGCGTGCACCCGCGCGACGTGGAGCGTTATTCGCCGCGGCCGGCGCACACGACGTACAAGAAGCTGTCCGAGCGAGGCGAATGGGCGCTCGTGGAGGCGCGCGCAGGCAAGGCGTCGCGGCACCAGATCCGGGCGCATTTCGCGGCGATCGGGCATCCGCTGGCGGGGGACACGCTTTACGGCGGAGAGAGCGTGCCGGGGCTCGCGCGGCACGCGCTGCACGCGTCGCGGATCGCGTGGGGCGGGGACGCGAAGGTGCCGGCGTTCACGGCGAGCTCGCCGTTGCCGGGCGACATTGCGGCGATCGTGGGGGAAGAGGGCGGTTGA